The genomic DNA AGTGAGGAGATGGTGAAGATGGTGCTGAGTCGTCCTTGTCATCCTGAGGACCAGTTCACCACCAGCATCCTGAGACACTGGGCGTCCAAATACGACGACACACTGGGAGAACACGTCAAGGCCCAGCTGATCAAGAACAACAACCAGCCCCGCAAGAGACAGAGGTAAGGACACCCATAATCAATAACCAGTCATCGGTCTgtctcaaaaaacacacacacacacacacacacacacacacacacacacacacacacacacacacacacacacacacacacacacacacacacacacacacacacacacacacacacacacacacacacacacacacacacacacacacacacacacacacacacacacacacacacacacacagaggtgttgTTGTGCATTAAccacatctctgtctgtctgtctcagtctACGCAGCTCCAGCAGTAAACTGGCTCAGCTGACCCTGGAACAGATCCTGGAGCACATGGACAACCTGAGACTGAGCCTGAGCAACACCAAGAACAACTGTGAGTACACACTGCCCCGCCCACTCATTATTGATGATCTATTGATCGCTGATTGgttctgtctttctcccccaGTCTTCACTCAGACGCCGATTCTTCAGGCCCTGCAGCACGTTCAGGCCAGCTGTGACGAAGCACACAAGATGAGGTATGTgcgcagacacacgcacacaaacgcacggcCAGATGACATCATAAACGAAATaacttcctcctgctgcaggttcAGCGACCTGTTTGCCCTGGCCGAGGAGTACGAGGATTCGCAGGCGAAGCCTCCGAAGTCTCGTCGTAAAGCTCCGGCCTCCTCGCCGCGCTCCAGGAAGGGAGCGGCTCCGCCCACCAACAACGAGGAGGAGAGCGCCTCCAGCAGCGCCTCGGTACGTACCCGCGCAGCTTGTAGGACTCTGGGTCTGTCCGGAGTTTGGGGGGAAAACCATTTATCATTCCTGACAGTTAGCCGCTTTGATCTTAGGTTACTGTGGTGATTAGGCCGATACTGTCCAGCAGCAACGTGGATTTTGTAGAAAGTaacaagagggagggagggacagcaGGAAGTGACTTTTAGCATCCACGCCAACCATGTTGATGATAACGAAccgtgtctgtgtttcaggaggaggaagactcgAAGCCCAAAGCTcccaagaggaagaggaaaggctCGTCAGCCGTCGGCTCTGACAGTGACTGATGGACTGTTCCTCCGACCAATAACACGCCAGCTGCCACGGAAGAAACCGCCAGCCCCACCAGACGCTCTGACCTACTTgaagaagccccgccccctcacgATGACATGCACTGACGGGCCCGCGGGAGGGGGGCGGGACTCGCAGAGACGTGGCGGACTTTAATTCCCATGTGGTGAACTGTTTTTCACATGATGACGACACTGAAGCTGTCTCCATGGAGACGAGGACTGACCTGGTCAAAGGCCATTGTGTGGCTCaactcccatgatgcactgGGAGGGGGAAACCACGAACTCTGGGACTGAAGAGACTGATTTTAATACAGGGAGtgtgacgacgacgatgatgatgaagagtgtggttgtttgtgggggggggtttttgaACTCTTATTGTGGAGGATCCTGACTTCCTGCTGGTTTCAGcagctccttccttcctcctgttcTCGCTGCAGTAAAAGGTCCTCGTCTGTTTTCTGATGTTGGATCTGATGATGTTTGATTCAGGTTGTCGTCTGTCTGTTGCTGAGGGgacgggaggggggaggggcctcAGGGTGTCACGCTGctccacagactgtaaataaagatggacgacatgtctcTTCCTCTCGTTGAATAAACACCAAGTATCTCAGGTTCAGGaaccgccatcttgtgctgggTCATTAGTGATCGTGAACTGGTGGCGTGGTATTGAAGCCCCGCCCAAATGCTCTCCTGAGTCATCCTGAGGACTAGACACTGGGCGTCAAATACTatgctctcgaccaatcacaagtcagtgtcagctgtcaatcatgacgccTCAGccccgtttttatatcatcagataacaaatgagaagcaaagtgaccagaaacatgaacatgtgaatAAACATTAGTGATAAGAAtaacctcacatgacatggagggggcggggcttaggatTTATACTGTAAccggacaccagggggcgatgtgTCCGTCGTCCATCTTTAGTCACAGTCTGCTGCAACTCAGTTTGTCTGAACTTTTTTTGACTTattgaaatagaaataaatgaatttgtaAAATACTGAGATTTTAAAATACGTGTTCAGGTGAATCCTCTTTGACAATAAGGGGCGGGGCCAGGAAtctctttaacattgtttttagcatgttcactgatgatgatgataataattcatGATGAAAACGATCAGACACATTGACTGACTGAAGACAAACGAACCAGACGAGAGATGATTCAGATCCTCCTGGATCCAGGTCTCATCAGTCTGACTGgatccacctgctgctgctgctgatataAACCGTCAGTCGGAGGAGGTTCACCTCAGACCAGGTGAGACTCGCTCAGGTAAGTCAtacaccatcctcctcctggtTGTGTCCTGACCCTCTCCTgactctcttcttctgcagacCCGGGACCATGTCGGCCGTTAAATCCGGATCATCTCTGCGGAGTCTTCTTCTGACCCCGGAGCGGATCCCGCACTTCCTCATCCCGTCCCGCGGTccgcgcctcctcctctcccctcaccgGAGCTCCGTGGACCGGGTCAGGCTTCTGTccgaccacgacgacgacgacactaGTCCTGGAGCGAGTCCCCCCGCCACCCCGCTCAGTCCCGCGGCCTCCCCCCGGTTCCTGCTCCGCCTACCGCCGCGGATCAGAGCCCCGCGCCGCGCCGCTGCAGCGGCAGAGTGcgcggacacggacacggacctGACGACGCGCGCGGCCATGTCGCTGCCGCACGTGGACAAGGTGACCACGCCCTACGGCTTCCGCGCCGTGCTGGCCGCGAGCCCGTGCACGCGCCGGCGGGAGTCCCTGTTCCACCGGAACAAACCGGTCACTGTGAtggtcacagacacagagctgcgGGAGCCGGTGGACCCCCCTGGCCCCGGTCCCGGCCCTGGTCCCGGCCCTGGTCCCGGCGCCGGCAGGGCCCGGGTCTGTCTGCGGCCGGTCAAAGCTCTCGGTCTGCAGGTGATGAGGGAGCTGAAGAAACCTGCCGCCGCCCTGAGGGCGCTGAGTCCCGCCGCCCGGAGGACCGACGCCTGCTgatcacaaacatattttaatatatatttttttatgtttccgACCTTCATCGTCGCCCGCGGGACTTTACCTGAACACatgaataaatctttatttaaatgtgaccAGGAACAAACACTTCCGGTGCACGTGGTCTCTGGACCCACTGtttatataaattaataaagatCTTAATATTTACGTAAATGACTATTTTTGTTCATTAAGTACAAACTGTGATTCTCTTTGCTCCTCagcttttcactttttcatatttgttgtgACTGAATCACAAATGTTCCAGAGGTCAATGTTGATAAACAACTATGACgtatttattattagtttaaTAATTTCTATGGTGAATAAGAGAAGATGACATGAGTTGGTCCTCGGAGTTAAAATGATCCGAACATAAGCTAAAGAATAGGGGGA from Scophthalmus maximus strain ysfricsl-2021 chromosome 22, ASM2237912v1, whole genome shotgun sequence includes the following:
- the LOC118291811 gene encoding C2 calcium-dependent domain-containing protein 4C-like, encoding MSAVKSGSSLRSLLLTPERIPHFLIPSRGPRLLLSPHRSSVDRVRLLSDHDDDDTSPGASPPATPLSPAASPRFLLRLPPRIRAPRRAAAAAECADTDTDLTTRAAMSLPHVDKVTTPYGFRAVLAASPCTRRRESLFHRNKPVTVMVTDTELREPVDPPGPGPGPGPGPGPGAGRARVCLRPVKALGLQVMRELKKPAAALRALSPAARRTDAC